A region from the Acyrthosiphon pisum isolate AL4f chromosome A1, pea_aphid_22Mar2018_4r6ur, whole genome shotgun sequence genome encodes:
- the LOC115033899 gene encoding uncharacterized protein LOC115033899 → MMTKYWHNDYIVPQSKTPCPLKCVEVIGSHCEKVTSDARSAGNNATGRIVNGFTWSTKDSGFSKKSNYGPKDKCQGITASVVVCKTGVTEYWFYRRGFISTIHYKETSNKTAFKIQKKKTTS, encoded by the exons ATGATGACAAAATATTGGCACAACGATTATATCGTCCCACAGTCGAAAACACCATGTCCTCTAAAATGTGTAGAAGTGATTGGATCACATTGTGAAAAG GTGACTTCTGACGCACGGTCGGCCGGGAATAATGCTACAGGACGTATTGTTAACGGATTCACATGGTCTACGAAAGATAGTGGTTTCAGTAAGAAGAGCAACTACGGCCCCAAAGACAAATGTCAAGGAATc ACAGCATCGGTTGTCGTCTGCAAAACCGGAGTGACAGAGTACTGGTTTTACAGACGAGGATTCATTTCCACGATTCATTACAAAGAGACATCTAACAAAACCGCctttaaaatacaaaagaaaaaaaccacATCAtag